A genome region from Eurosta solidaginis isolate ZX-2024a chromosome 2, ASM4086904v1, whole genome shotgun sequence includes the following:
- the wor gene encoding uncharacterized protein wor: protein MDKVNYSKCPLKKRPILMTKAEDELPLEKDYLNNDEQPVDLSLAAATVPTHKPANSPATCSYNSAEHWSVNAEPRPLPTTPPSEKSVAALTQTKEELARRIWEETREIARAFPDVFTREEIARSLARLGYGDFPLPPEDEALGDRVPTTEMQAQRPTMAAQQHYEGITPPPPPMTITTSALQCDLDLLSSREIKQEIDVDNYEPVEGFRNFNNNLLKSIAEYEDCLQPQVYSMPVQQALQQQQQERISTAPLRTLQNEVQPENLYYQSERCDFEPQDLSIKNDMPARRILGENINLQNVARALLSMQQMGSSSLNNNNNLLHAPNLQEERSSANSPNGSTTLKIKANNDLYYQCQQCNKCYSTYAGLVKHQQTHAFESTEYKIIRSAASADATGALEAAGEFSSDKAAALIHSSSIASAQSAQKPVGVPRYHCKDCGKSYSTYSGLSKHEQFHCPAAEGNQVKKVFNCKNCDKSYISLGALKMHIRTHTLPCKCPICGKAFSRPWLLQGHIRTHTGEKPFSCQHCNRAFADRSNLRAHMQTHSDVKKYSCPTCTKSFSRISLLGKHLQSGCQQSPHSASPTSSTENLSATTASGANALHAIRSGEGGGGFSHHQQLQQHMQRLQQQNAYSDENVTAVSGAQQQQQHVNGAMPAFYYADSLGSSGGEDDDLDEMEYTTASPLAPTNTAPASAQQHPQPMALMATHLGDY, encoded by the exons ATGGATAAGGTCAATTATAGCAAGTGCCCGCTGAAAAAGCGACCGATATTGATGACAAAAGCAGAAGACGAGCTGCCTTTGGAGAAGGATTATTTGAATAATG ATGAACAACCCGTCGATCTCAGCTTAGCAGCTGCTACAGTGCCTACACACAAACCCGCAAACTCGCCCGCAACATGCAGTTACAATTCCGCAGAGCACTGGAGTGTTAACGCCGAGCCCAGACCTCTCCCAACGACACCGCCATCAGAAAAATCAGTCGCCGCTTTGACACAAACTAAAGAGGAACTCGCACGACGCATATGGGAAGAAACGCGTGAGATAGCGCGCGCCTTTCCCGATGTATTCACGCGCGAAGAGATTGCACGCAGTTTGGCGCGCTTGGGTTATGGTGACTTTCCGCTACCGCCCGAGGATGAAGCGCTAGGTGATAGAGTGCCAACAACTGAGATGCAAGCGCAACGACCCACAATGGCTGCACAACAACACTACGAAGGTATAACACCACCGCCACCGCCAATGACAATTACGACAAGCGCACTACAATGCGATTTAGATTTGCTAAGCAGTCGTGAAATCAAACAAGAAATTGATGTTGATAATTATGAGCCTGTGgagggttttcgaaattttaacaataatttgCTTAAAAGTATTGCTGAATATGAAGACTGCTTGCAGCCACAAGTTTATAGCATGCCAGTGCAGCAAGctctgcagcaacaacaacaagagcgcATATCAACCGCACCACTGCGGACGCTGCAAAATGAAGTACAACCAGAGAATTTATACTACCAGTCGGAGCGCTGCGATTTTGAACCACAGGACTTGAGCATAAAAAATGATATGCCAGCGCGACGCATACTTGGTGAAAATATAAATTTGCAAAATGTTGCTCGAGCGCTGTTAAGCATGCAGCAAATGGGTAGCAGTAgccttaacaacaacaacaatttactGCATGCGCCCAATCTTCAAGAGGAGCGTTCCAGCGCAAATTCACCTAATGGTAGCACAACGCTGAAAATTAAAGCCAACAATGATCTGTACTATCAGTGCCAGCAATGCAACAAATGCTACTCCACTTATGCCGGCTTAGTAAAACATCAGCAGACGCACGCATTTGAAAGCACCGAATACAAGATCATACGCAGTGCTGCAAGCGCTGACGCTACAGGCGCGCTAGAGGCGGCCGGTGAGTTCTCAAGCGACAAAGCTGCTGCGCTCATACATTCATCCAGTATTGCATCTGCGCAGTCTGCACAAAAGCCAGTTGGTGTGCCGCGTTATCATTGCAAGGATTGTGGCAAATCGTATTCTACATATTCCGGTTTGAGTAAGCATGAACAATTTCACTGCCCCGCCGCTGAGGGAAATCAAGTGAAGAAGGTTTTTAATTGCAAAAACTGCGATAAGAGTTACATCTCGCTAGGTGCTCTCAAAATGCACATACGCACACACACACTACCATGCAAATGTCCTATTTGTGGTAAGGCTTTTTCACGCCCTTGGCTACTGCAGGGTCATATACGCACACATACCGGTGAGAAACCGTTCAGCTGCCAACACTGCAATCGCGCATTCGCCGATCGTTCTAATTTACGTGCGCACATGCAAACGCATTCGGATGTAAAGAAGTATTCGTGTCCAACATGCACAAAGTCATTCTCACGTATTTCTCTGTTAGGCAAACATTTGCAGAGCGGCTGTCAACAGTCGCCGCACTCAGCATCGCCAACATCATCAACAGAGAATTTGAGTGCAACAACAGCGTCTGGCGCTAACGCTTTGCATGCCATACGCAGCGGTGAGGGTGGTGGTGGTTTTAGTCATCATCAGCAGCTGCAGCAACATATGCAACGGTTACAGCAACAAAATGCTTACAGCGATGAAAATGTTACGGCTGTTAGTGgtgcgcagcagcagcagcaacatgtAAATGGTGCTATGCCAGCTTTTTATTACGCCGATAGTTTGGGCAGCAGTGGCGGCGAAGATGATGACTTGGATGAAATGGAATACACAACAGCGTCGCCACTAGCGCCAACGAACACCGCTCCAGCGTCAGCACAACAGCATCCACAGCCAATGGCGTTAATGGCGACGCATTTGGGTGATTACTAA